A DNA window from Ostrea edulis chromosome 5, xbOstEdul1.1, whole genome shotgun sequence contains the following coding sequences:
- the LOC125649077 gene encoding dynein light chain Tctex-type protein 2B-like, with translation MTTKSDFPAGRRNSVTFNLKDEAYRTRTPSVGKRENQPIRVSSSGKVKSTEYAHSDTSSVISNSFPKKFHKIRGPNRQHQLPDRTIKSPNVSLRPQHNINYENTYRLSPNKNSVFDDAKISPIIERVLTENLQGMEYEHDKCQQMCIHLAELIKEEVKASGLQRYKLITHVIIFEDKKQSFHYGSRCLWDPNFDNYATASFTCLGYRAVGACFATYYD, from the coding sequence ATGACGACAAAAAGTGACTTTCCTGCAGGAAGACGTAACAGTGTGACCTTTAACCTTAAAGATGAAGCCTACCGGACACGGACTCCTAGTGTAGGGAAGAGAGAGAACCAGCCAATCCGGGTGTCTAGTTCTGGGAAAGTGAAATCGACAGAATATGCACACTCCGACACAAGTAGTGTCATTTCTAATTCATTTCCTAAGAAATTTCACAAGATCAGAGGACCGAATCGGCAACATCAGCTTCCAGATCGAACTATTAAGAGTCCGAATGTAAGTTTGCGGCCTCAACATaatattaattatgaaaatacatatcgACTATCGCCGAACAAAAACAGCGTTTTTGATGATGCTAAAATATCACCAATCATTGAACGTGTTTTGACTGAAAACTTACAAGGCATGGAGTACGAGCACGATAAGTGCCAACAAATGTGCATCCATCTTGCGGAATTGATCAAAGAGGAAGTCAAAGCGTCTGGACTTCAAAGATACAAACTGATCACGCATGTTATTATTTTTGAGGACAAGAAGCAAAGTTTTCATTACGGAAGTCGGTGTCTTTGGGATCCAAATTTTGATAACTACGCCACGGCGTCATTCACGTGTCTCGGATACCGAGCCGTGGGGGCGTGTTTTGCGACGTACTATGACTAA